Proteins from a genomic interval of Mycobacterium paragordonae:
- a CDS encoding SDR family oxidoreductase, translating into MRATQREIFAPDLLSDKRILITGGGTGLGRGVAARLVKHGAEVHLWGRREAVLAEAAQEASAGGAGAAYYQTVDVRNSAAVDRAIEEIWVRHGPVTSLLNNAAANFIAPTASLSQRAFEAVTSTVMTGSFNTTIALGKRWIAEGFPGTVLSNLTTWVWSGSAFVVPSAMAKAAVHAMTMSLAVEWGRYGIRVNALAPGPIPTDYAWEMLNPTDKSSVGATQVDQIPFGRSGTIDELANLTIFAFSDACDYLTGETIAMDGGQRLAGPNTFAGLTAMTDEDWADARERSKAASAAAKAQRSV; encoded by the coding sequence ATGCGCGCAACGCAGCGTGAGATCTTTGCCCCGGATCTCTTGTCGGACAAGCGGATCCTGATCACCGGCGGCGGAACCGGTCTCGGCCGCGGCGTGGCAGCACGGCTGGTCAAACACGGCGCCGAAGTTCACCTGTGGGGCCGGCGCGAAGCCGTGCTGGCCGAGGCTGCCCAGGAAGCTTCGGCGGGGGGAGCCGGAGCGGCGTACTACCAGACCGTCGATGTTCGTAATTCGGCTGCGGTCGACCGGGCAATCGAAGAGATCTGGGTTCGGCACGGGCCGGTGACCAGTCTGCTCAACAACGCGGCCGCGAACTTCATCGCGCCCACGGCAAGCCTGAGCCAGCGGGCCTTCGAGGCGGTGACGTCGACCGTGATGACCGGTTCGTTCAACACCACTATCGCTCTGGGTAAGCGCTGGATTGCGGAAGGGTTCCCCGGCACGGTGCTGTCAAACCTCACCACCTGGGTGTGGAGCGGTTCGGCGTTCGTGGTCCCGTCGGCCATGGCCAAGGCGGCGGTGCACGCGATGACGATGTCGCTGGCGGTCGAGTGGGGTCGGTATGGCATCAGGGTGAATGCGCTTGCACCCGGGCCGATTCCGACCGACTACGCTTGGGAGATGCTCAATCCGACCGACAAGAGCTCGGTCGGAGCAACGCAGGTGGACCAGATCCCGTTCGGTCGCTCCGGAACGATCGACGAACTGGCCAACCTGACCATCTTCGCGTTCTCGGACGCTTGCGACTACTTGACCGGCGAGACGATTGCGATGGACGGTGGCCAGCGACTGGCCGGGCCGAATACCTTCGCCGGCCTCACCGCGATGACCGATGAAGACTGGGCCGACGCCCGCGAGCGCAGCAAGGCCGCCTCCGCTGCCGCCAAGGCACAGCGGTCTGTGTGA
- a CDS encoding type II toxin-antitoxin system VapC family toxin: MATNAEHVLVDTSAALALAQRENPFHRAARARLLQCRRGMSGHAAVELLSVLTRLPPPQRLRPAAAFRLEVTNFPDSRFLSATDTRNLLHEFAEAGLAGGALYDGLVGAAARQHKLPLITCDRRAEPTYRALGVTYELLSPIKK, from the coding sequence TTGGCGACCAACGCTGAACATGTGCTTGTTGACACCAGTGCGGCGCTCGCACTGGCGCAGCGCGAGAACCCATTTCATCGGGCAGCGAGAGCCAGGCTCTTGCAGTGCCGTCGGGGGATGTCTGGGCATGCTGCGGTGGAGCTGTTGTCGGTCCTCACGCGGTTGCCGCCGCCACAGCGCCTTCGTCCAGCTGCGGCATTCCGCCTGGAGGTGACGAATTTTCCGGATTCCCGCTTCTTGTCGGCCACCGACACGAGGAACTTGTTACATGAGTTTGCCGAAGCGGGCTTGGCCGGTGGCGCACTCTACGACGGTCTGGTCGGCGCGGCCGCCCGCCAGCATAAGTTACCGCTCATAACGTGCGACAGGCGCGCCGAGCCGACGTATCGGGCGCTCGGCGTCACCTACGAGTTGCTGTCGCCGATCAAGAAGTAG
- a CDS encoding AbrB/MazE/SpoVT family DNA-binding domain-containing protein has protein sequence MRTTIDKAGRLVIPKSLRDQSGITAGDVEISVDGAAIRIESVTADELVEADGLLLLPSGGPALDDDAVRELRLGDQR, from the coding sequence ATGCGCACTACCATTGATAAGGCTGGACGCTTGGTAATTCCAAAGTCGCTCCGTGACCAGTCGGGCATAACCGCCGGGGACGTGGAGATCTCGGTCGACGGGGCTGCTATCCGGATCGAGAGCGTAACCGCCGACGAACTCGTCGAAGCGGACGGGCTCCTTTTGCTGCCCAGCGGTGGGCCGGCGCTCGACGACGACGCGGTCAGGGAGTTGCGGCTTGGCGACCAACGCTGA
- a CDS encoding phosphotransferase family protein gives MWSWSEAELQRLGRFLADHGLCGHTVTAQAIGDGHSNLTFLVSDGTSRVVVRRPPPPPLPPGAHDVLREARLLAALSDTPVPAPRVLATVAAGELLDVPFVVMDFVEGSVITESTPAASNDKLLRRRIGESLVDSLAALHNVSWLDIGLGDFGKPDGFNTRQLRRMRSLVAVDGTVPKAFAALDDWLQAHVPPESATSVVHNDFRIGNMIVDMNTGHIAAVLDWELATIGDPLADVGYLLTSYPAPGEPLVPTSVMGTAVLEPGYPTRAELLDRYADRTGADVSGVNWYATLAMYKLAALYEYSRRRFEDGVGDPYYADPGLVSSFLAAGERLVSEGSTLP, from the coding sequence ATGTGGTCATGGTCTGAGGCCGAACTGCAGCGACTGGGGCGCTTCCTGGCCGACCACGGACTGTGCGGCCACACGGTAACCGCGCAAGCGATCGGCGACGGCCACTCCAATCTGACATTCCTGGTTTCCGATGGCACGTCGCGGGTTGTCGTTCGCCGCCCACCGCCGCCGCCGCTGCCACCGGGTGCCCATGACGTGCTGCGGGAGGCACGACTATTGGCGGCGCTGTCAGACACGCCCGTTCCGGCTCCCCGCGTCCTGGCCACCGTGGCCGCAGGCGAGCTGCTCGACGTCCCCTTTGTCGTCATGGATTTCGTCGAAGGGTCCGTCATCACCGAGTCAACGCCGGCGGCGAGCAATGACAAACTGCTGCGCCGGCGCATCGGGGAATCGTTGGTGGACAGTCTCGCCGCGCTGCACAACGTGTCGTGGCTGGACATAGGGCTCGGTGATTTCGGCAAGCCCGACGGGTTCAACACTCGCCAGCTGCGGCGGATGCGGTCGCTGGTCGCGGTTGACGGCACCGTGCCAAAGGCTTTCGCCGCGCTGGACGACTGGCTGCAGGCACACGTGCCACCGGAATCCGCAACGTCGGTCGTCCACAACGACTTTCGTATCGGCAACATGATCGTCGACATGAACACCGGGCACATTGCCGCGGTGCTGGACTGGGAGCTCGCCACCATAGGCGACCCGCTGGCCGACGTCGGTTATCTGCTTACCTCATATCCCGCGCCGGGTGAGCCGCTGGTTCCGACATCTGTGATGGGCACCGCAGTGCTCGAGCCCGGCTACCCCACCCGCGCAGAGTTGCTCGACCGCTACGCCGACCGCACCGGGGCCGACGTCTCAGGCGTGAATTGGTATGCGACGCTGGCGATGTACAAGCTCGCTGCGCTGTACGAGTACAGCCGAAGGCGGTTCGAAGATGGGGTAGGCGACCCGTACTACGCCGATCCTGGTTTGGTGAGTTCGTTCCTGGCTGCGGGCGAACGGCTGGTGTCGGAAGGCTCCACACTCCCCTGA
- a CDS encoding DUF7064 domain-containing protein — protein MTATGHSHTGLGPADDLRHRPVAGERTRDSLFWELIMPEEELGMQVYLYLTGSGKAGYNVCIWGPDSRPLALHLHQGRIPEHADLDEFSFGGLTLRQPQLRKTCHLTYDHDDVRIDFDFTGIHDAFSYHENPDGLPSWFAVNRIEQTGRVRGGLEVAGRRIEWDRMGHRDHSWGVRDWGVPHHWKWFVAYTESGRAINGWIWIAKGEWGFAGYVVRDGVTYPVRHIAHRAEYGEQMRQRRLHATLTDTSGAETELELDVFGVIELPTHDRLQTVIREGACRAVIDGEQGAGQFETHWQGSYLDYVAALDT, from the coding sequence GTGACGGCCACCGGGCATTCGCACACCGGACTCGGCCCGGCCGACGACCTCCGCCATCGACCGGTGGCCGGGGAACGCACGCGCGACAGCCTGTTCTGGGAGCTGATCATGCCGGAGGAAGAACTCGGCATGCAGGTTTACCTCTACCTCACCGGCAGCGGAAAGGCCGGCTACAACGTGTGCATATGGGGACCGGATTCTCGACCGCTCGCCCTGCATCTGCACCAGGGCCGGATACCCGAACACGCCGACCTCGATGAATTCTCCTTCGGCGGGCTGACACTGAGGCAGCCGCAACTACGTAAGACCTGCCATCTGACCTACGACCACGACGATGTGCGAATCGATTTCGACTTCACCGGCATCCACGACGCCTTCAGCTACCACGAAAATCCCGACGGCCTGCCCTCATGGTTCGCGGTTAACCGGATCGAGCAGACCGGACGGGTGCGAGGTGGGCTCGAAGTCGCGGGGCGCCGGATTGAGTGGGACCGAATGGGGCATCGCGATCATTCCTGGGGAGTCCGCGACTGGGGCGTGCCACACCATTGGAAATGGTTCGTCGCCTATACCGAATCGGGCCGGGCAATCAATGGATGGATCTGGATCGCCAAGGGCGAATGGGGTTTTGCCGGTTACGTCGTCCGCGACGGGGTGACCTACCCGGTCCGTCACATCGCCCACCGCGCCGAATACGGTGAACAGATGCGCCAGCGCCGACTGCATGCGACGCTGACCGACACCAGCGGTGCCGAAACCGAGCTGGAGCTCGACGTCTTCGGGGTGATCGAGCTACCCACCCATGACCGGCTGCAGACCGTGATCAGGGAGGGCGCCTGCCGCGCCGTCATCGACGGCGAACAGGGCGCCGGCCAGTTCGAGACACATTGGCAGGGAAGCTATCTGGACTATGTGGCCGCATTGGACACGTGA
- a CDS encoding enoyl-CoA hydratase/isomerase family protein — translation MSTATTHWNRVSRRPLADVLDELRTARTLAFDECRPGIVVMSVNRPDRANSQTIEMFGEIAWATVTLRHAPLRALIVTGAGGKAFCTGFDLEEVDVLTRMSVSEFTDLIETAASGSTGLRALPYPVIAAVSGPAAGGGLSLALAADIRIADHTASFSAGFVRVGLSIGELGTSWNLVRLLGSGRASELAFTGRTVRAAEAFRIGLADRLTDTGTALDAALEVAETIAEHSDDTVRSTKNALVRNLENNSFRSALEVDNRGQALVMQVPAIASKLTGEGP, via the coding sequence ATGAGCACCGCCACCACGCACTGGAATCGGGTGTCGCGGCGCCCGCTGGCCGATGTGCTCGACGAGCTGCGCACCGCCCGCACCCTGGCCTTCGACGAATGCCGTCCCGGCATCGTGGTGATGTCGGTGAACCGTCCAGATCGTGCGAATTCGCAGACCATCGAGATGTTCGGTGAAATCGCCTGGGCCACTGTCACATTGCGACATGCGCCGCTGCGGGCGTTGATCGTCACGGGGGCGGGCGGCAAGGCGTTCTGCACCGGCTTCGACCTGGAAGAGGTCGACGTCTTGACCCGGATGTCGGTGTCGGAGTTCACCGATCTGATCGAAACCGCGGCATCCGGGTCCACCGGGCTGCGTGCGCTGCCGTACCCGGTGATCGCCGCGGTGAGCGGTCCGGCGGCCGGTGGTGGTCTGTCATTGGCGCTGGCCGCCGACATCCGGATCGCCGACCACACCGCCAGTTTCAGCGCCGGGTTCGTGCGGGTCGGTTTGTCCATCGGTGAGCTCGGTACGTCATGGAACCTGGTGCGGTTGCTCGGCTCTGGCCGGGCCTCGGAGCTGGCATTCACCGGACGCACGGTGCGCGCCGCCGAAGCATTCCGGATCGGGCTTGCCGACCGGCTGACCGACACCGGGACCGCGCTCGACGCGGCGCTCGAGGTGGCCGAGACCATCGCGGAACACTCCGATGACACCGTGCGGTCCACGAAGAACGCGTTGGTCCGCAACCTGGAGAACAATTCCTTCCGGTCCGCGCTGGAGGTGGACAACCGCGGACAGGCGCTGGTGATGCAGGTGCCGGCGATCGCCAGCAAGCTGACGGGCGAGGGGCCGTGA
- a CDS encoding enoyl-CoA hydratase/isomerase family protein gives MIDLQRRYETLLLEQPAAGVVQLTLNRPDRYNAMTVTMFDELESVARAISDDRDVRVVILTGAGRAFCAGYDLHEAEELPSLGALGMLDRQERAARALAAVRGIPVPVIAAVNGPAAGGGMSLTLMADIRLGSPAAKFNAAFVRIGLSAGDLGTSWLLPRLIGPSAAAEIGFTGRVVDAKEAERLGLLNRVTGSDDLLDQTLAMAGQICANSPGGIRVSKRALQANMEVASFAAALELENRGQALLTRCDDMTEALEAFKAKRAPNFAGR, from the coding sequence ATGATCGATCTCCAACGGCGTTATGAGACGTTGCTTCTCGAGCAACCCGCGGCCGGCGTCGTCCAGCTGACACTGAACCGGCCCGACCGCTACAACGCGATGACGGTGACCATGTTCGACGAACTGGAATCGGTCGCGCGCGCGATCTCAGACGACCGTGACGTGCGGGTGGTGATCCTGACGGGTGCGGGTCGGGCGTTCTGCGCCGGGTACGACCTCCACGAAGCCGAAGAGCTGCCGTCGCTGGGCGCCCTGGGCATGCTCGACCGCCAGGAGCGGGCCGCCCGCGCGCTCGCAGCCGTGCGGGGCATCCCGGTTCCGGTGATCGCCGCGGTCAATGGCCCGGCAGCCGGCGGCGGCATGTCGCTGACCCTGATGGCCGACATCCGGCTCGGATCACCGGCGGCGAAGTTCAATGCCGCATTTGTCCGGATCGGGCTCTCGGCGGGCGATCTGGGTACCTCGTGGTTGCTGCCCCGCCTGATCGGTCCGTCGGCGGCCGCCGAGATCGGATTCACCGGCCGCGTGGTCGATGCCAAAGAGGCGGAACGGCTGGGCCTGCTCAACCGGGTGACGGGTTCCGACGACCTGCTCGATCAAACGCTGGCCATGGCGGGCCAGATCTGCGCCAACTCCCCCGGCGGCATCCGGGTGTCCAAACGGGCTTTGCAGGCCAACATGGAGGTTGCCTCCTTCGCGGCCGCGTTGGAGCTGGAAAACCGCGGGCAGGCATTGCTGACGCGCTGTGACGACATGACCGAGGCCCTGGAAGCCTTCAAAGCCAAGCGCGCACCGAACTTCGCCGGGCGGTGA
- a CDS encoding enoyl-CoA hydratase/isomerase family protein produces MLSDNGSPVSLHIAGAVVEIKLNRPPANALGPAIIEGLHKGLDAADALPAKVIVVSSALPGFFAAGADIKHMSTVDAASFGAYGDALRGAVERLANHPAVSVAAVDGLALGGGLELAMACSLRVAGSSARLGLPEVKLGLIPGAGGTQRLPRLVGRGRSLDIMLTGREVDAEEALRIGLVDRLVPAGTALDTARELARELCAASSPAQRAVVRTVDAAYDRPLSEGLRYEAEQVNELFERGEAAEGLRAFIDKRSPEFV; encoded by the coding sequence ATGCTGTCCGACAACGGTTCACCGGTAAGCCTGCACATTGCGGGAGCGGTGGTCGAAATCAAGCTCAACCGCCCGCCGGCAAACGCATTGGGACCGGCGATCATCGAGGGGCTGCACAAAGGACTCGATGCCGCCGACGCGTTGCCCGCGAAGGTCATCGTGGTGTCCTCGGCGTTGCCTGGCTTCTTCGCCGCCGGCGCCGACATCAAGCACATGTCGACGGTGGACGCGGCATCGTTCGGCGCCTACGGGGATGCCCTGCGTGGAGCCGTCGAACGCCTGGCCAACCACCCGGCGGTGTCGGTGGCCGCCGTCGACGGGCTCGCCCTGGGCGGCGGACTTGAACTGGCGATGGCGTGCTCATTGCGTGTCGCCGGTTCGTCTGCGCGACTCGGTCTGCCCGAGGTCAAGCTCGGCCTCATTCCCGGGGCCGGCGGCACGCAGCGGCTGCCCCGGCTGGTCGGCCGCGGACGGTCGCTGGACATCATGCTCACCGGCCGGGAGGTGGACGCCGAGGAAGCGCTCCGCATCGGCCTTGTCGACCGCCTGGTGCCCGCCGGGACAGCTCTGGACACCGCGCGGGAATTGGCCCGCGAGTTGTGTGCCGCCTCGTCGCCCGCGCAGCGCGCGGTCGTCCGGACGGTGGACGCGGCGTATGACCGACCGCTTTCCGAGGGGCTGCGCTATGAGGCCGAACAAGTCAACGAGTTGTTCGAGCGCGGCGAGGCGGCCGAAGGGCTGCGCGCGTTTATCGACAAGCGCTCTCCCGAATTCGTCTGA
- a CDS encoding SDR family NAD(P)-dependent oxidoreductase, whose translation MSNRVAFVTGGAQGIGQGISETLAANGFRVAVADLNLEAAEATAKRIAEAGGEAIAVRVDVTDTASVHDAVRTVAAELGDIEVVVNNAGWDDFMPFLKTSEDFWDKILEINFKGQLRVMHTVVPGMVERGFGRVINIGSDAGRVGSSLEAVYSGAKGGIIAFTKTLAREVATKGVTVNTVCPGPTDTPALRKFADTSGQDADKVIGGMTRSVPMKRLAQPSDIAAAVAFFASDAAEYITGQTLSVSGGLTMA comes from the coding sequence ATGAGCAACCGCGTCGCGTTCGTCACCGGTGGAGCCCAAGGCATCGGCCAGGGTATCTCGGAAACTCTTGCAGCCAATGGATTTCGGGTCGCCGTCGCCGACCTCAATCTGGAGGCGGCCGAAGCCACAGCCAAGCGCATTGCAGAAGCCGGCGGCGAAGCGATCGCCGTCCGCGTGGACGTCACCGACACCGCGTCGGTGCACGACGCCGTCAGAACCGTCGCTGCCGAGCTCGGCGACATCGAAGTCGTGGTGAACAACGCCGGCTGGGACGACTTCATGCCGTTCCTGAAAACCTCAGAGGACTTCTGGGACAAGATCCTCGAGATCAACTTCAAGGGCCAGCTGCGCGTTATGCACACCGTCGTCCCCGGCATGGTGGAGCGCGGATTCGGACGGGTGATCAACATCGGTTCGGACGCCGGCCGCGTCGGATCATCGCTGGAGGCAGTGTATTCCGGGGCCAAGGGCGGCATCATCGCGTTCACCAAGACACTGGCACGCGAGGTGGCGACCAAAGGGGTGACGGTGAACACCGTCTGCCCCGGCCCGACCGACACGCCGGCGCTGCGCAAGTTCGCCGATACCTCCGGGCAGGACGCCGACAAGGTCATCGGCGGGATGACCCGCTCGGTGCCGATGAAGCGGCTGGCGCAGCCGTCGGACATCGCCGCCGCGGTCGCCTTTTTCGCCTCCGACGCCGCCGAATACATCACCGGTCAGACGCTGTCGGTCAGCGGTGGCCTCACCATGGCCTGA
- a CDS encoding hydroxymethylglutaryl-CoA lyase: MKLPAHVEIREVGPRDGFQNEPETIATDDKIDLINRLAHTGLRRIEVASFVRPDVIPQLSDGVAVLRGIQVPDYVSLMVLVPNSKGLDNALKVRETFSEVAIFVSASETHNKKNVNRTIAESMADNEIIAKRIVAEDLRCAAVIATSYGCPFEGKVPLQRVLDIAEQFAAAGATEIGFGDTTGMANPAYVGEFFAAAIERLPGVEVTAHFHNTRGQGLANAYAALQVGCTSFESSFGELGGCPVPAGSTGNIASEDLISMFEEMGVSTGVSLPAMIDAARAAQNVLGRKLTSHSIVAGPIDWAPNPDAPSCR, translated from the coding sequence GTGAAGTTGCCCGCCCACGTCGAAATCCGCGAGGTAGGTCCGCGCGACGGCTTCCAGAACGAACCAGAAACCATCGCCACCGACGACAAGATCGACCTGATCAACCGACTGGCCCACACCGGGCTGCGCCGCATCGAGGTCGCCAGCTTCGTGCGACCCGACGTCATCCCGCAGCTGTCGGACGGCGTCGCGGTGTTACGTGGCATCCAAGTGCCCGATTACGTCTCGCTGATGGTCCTGGTGCCCAACAGCAAGGGACTGGACAATGCGCTGAAGGTACGCGAAACATTCTCCGAAGTGGCGATTTTCGTCAGTGCATCAGAGACACACAACAAGAAGAACGTGAACCGGACCATCGCCGAGTCGATGGCCGACAACGAGATCATCGCCAAGCGCATCGTTGCCGAAGACCTGCGCTGCGCTGCCGTCATCGCCACGTCCTACGGTTGTCCATTCGAGGGTAAGGTGCCCCTGCAGCGGGTGCTCGACATAGCCGAACAGTTCGCCGCCGCGGGCGCCACCGAGATCGGCTTCGGCGACACCACCGGAATGGCTAACCCCGCCTATGTCGGTGAGTTCTTCGCCGCTGCCATCGAGCGACTCCCCGGTGTCGAGGTCACCGCCCACTTCCACAACACCCGCGGCCAGGGCTTGGCCAACGCATACGCCGCCTTGCAGGTTGGCTGCACCAGCTTCGAATCCAGCTTCGGTGAACTCGGTGGCTGCCCGGTGCCGGCCGGTTCGACCGGAAATATCGCATCCGAAGATCTGATCAGCATGTTCGAGGAGATGGGTGTGTCCACCGGGGTGTCGCTTCCCGCGATGATCGACGCCGCCCGCGCGGCCCAGAACGTGCTCGGCCGCAAACTGACCAGTCACTCGATCGTCGCCGGTCCGATCGACTGGGCGCCGAACCCGGACGCTCCGTCCTGCCGCTAG
- a CDS encoding acetyl-CoA hydrolase/transferase family protein, producing the protein MIDFREYLTAGAGVWWGQAAAEPRPLVDALIEQSGQIGPFRVFTGLSWNDQLAVSMPDAVSMVSYGGLGELRELSRSGRLDVVPCHYSALPRMFAEHLLPCDVGLVQVSPPDADGMCSLGVGVDYVADAIPHTPVLIAEINAQMPATLGTPRIPVERFAATISTDRALPEDTVRAPNEADRVIAARIAELIDDGDTIQLGVGSLGSAVIDALMGHEDLGVHTGMITDGLLRLIDKGVATGARKEIDTYLAVVGTALGSAGLYRRVTDLPVRFLPTSYTHAPQVLSRLHSLVSVNFAVEVDLSGQIGAEVSRGVYVGAVGGQVDFTRAAALTGKRSIIAVRATSRGASTIKTTLEGGVVTTGRSDVDTVVTEYGTAHLRGCSLGERARRLTAIAAPEFRNQLDQERTLL; encoded by the coding sequence GTGATCGATTTCCGCGAGTATCTGACGGCTGGCGCCGGCGTCTGGTGGGGTCAGGCTGCCGCGGAGCCACGTCCCCTGGTCGATGCGTTGATCGAGCAGAGCGGGCAAATCGGCCCGTTTCGAGTTTTCACCGGGTTGAGCTGGAACGACCAACTCGCCGTGAGCATGCCCGATGCGGTGTCGATGGTCTCCTACGGCGGGCTTGGTGAGCTGCGAGAGCTCAGCAGGTCGGGGCGCCTCGATGTGGTGCCATGCCACTACTCGGCGCTGCCACGCATGTTCGCCGAACACCTGCTGCCCTGCGATGTCGGTCTGGTGCAGGTGTCACCGCCCGACGCCGACGGGATGTGCTCTCTCGGTGTCGGCGTCGACTATGTCGCCGACGCCATTCCCCACACGCCGGTGCTGATCGCAGAGATCAACGCGCAGATGCCGGCCACCCTGGGAACCCCGCGGATACCTGTCGAGCGGTTCGCCGCCACCATCTCCACCGACCGCGCGCTGCCCGAGGATACGGTACGAGCCCCCAACGAGGCCGACCGTGTGATCGCCGCCCGGATCGCTGAACTCATCGACGACGGAGACACCATTCAACTGGGCGTCGGGTCGTTGGGATCCGCGGTGATCGACGCCCTCATGGGCCACGAGGACCTGGGCGTGCACACCGGGATGATCACCGACGGCCTGCTCAGGCTGATCGACAAGGGTGTGGCTACCGGCGCCCGTAAAGAGATCGACACTTACCTGGCTGTCGTCGGGACCGCGCTGGGATCGGCAGGACTGTACCGGCGGGTGACCGACCTGCCCGTGCGTTTCCTTCCCACCAGCTATACCCATGCGCCACAGGTGCTTTCACGACTGCATTCGCTGGTGTCGGTCAACTTCGCCGTCGAGGTCGACCTCAGTGGCCAGATCGGCGCCGAGGTCAGCCGCGGCGTATACGTCGGCGCAGTCGGCGGCCAGGTGGATTTCACCAGGGCCGCCGCTTTGACCGGCAAGCGATCCATCATCGCGGTCCGGGCAACCTCGCGCGGCGCCTCCACCATCAAGACCACGCTCGAAGGCGGCGTGGTCACCACCGGGCGCTCAGACGTCGACACGGTCGTCACCGAATACGGCACGGCGCACCTGCGCGGCTGCAGTCTCGGGGAGCGCGCACGCAGGCTGACCGCAATCGCCGCACCCGAGTTCCGTAACCAGCTCGACCAGGAAAGGACGCTACTGTGA
- a CDS encoding thiolase family protein yields MSHTVTGPFASTGREVYIAEAVRTPTGKSHPERGWYRDIHPNAMLAACYTELIARSGVEPELVEDLVIGCTAPFGEQSRNIGRNAWLQAGYPPEVPATTLDRRCGSAQTAVEMGAALVASGTHDIVIAGGVEHMGHVPIDSPGKISELYGDPWTAELRDRYAFVHQGESAELIADRWQLGREEMDAFAARSHQNAAKAIADGRFVAEMVPMTLDGQVRYADQCVRAETTVETLANLKPAFRKGGGRITAGSSSPISDGAAAVLLCSGDAARRLGLRPRARIVDQTTVGVDPIIMLTGPIPATRKLLQRNHLNIDDIDLFEVNEAFSSVVLAWQRELRPDVERVNVNGGAIALGHAVGATGARLIATLVAELERREADLGLVTMCCGGGLGTGTLIQRVPA; encoded by the coding sequence ATGAGCCACACCGTGACGGGGCCGTTCGCCTCGACAGGCCGCGAGGTCTACATCGCCGAAGCCGTACGCACACCCACCGGCAAGTCACATCCCGAACGTGGCTGGTACCGCGACATCCACCCCAACGCGATGCTGGCCGCCTGCTACACCGAGCTGATCGCGCGCAGCGGGGTCGAGCCGGAACTGGTCGAAGACCTGGTGATCGGTTGCACCGCCCCGTTTGGTGAGCAGTCACGCAACATCGGACGCAACGCCTGGCTGCAGGCCGGGTATCCGCCCGAAGTCCCGGCCACCACGCTCGACCGGCGCTGCGGCTCGGCGCAGACCGCGGTGGAAATGGGGGCGGCGCTGGTGGCCTCCGGCACTCACGACATTGTGATAGCCGGTGGCGTCGAGCACATGGGCCACGTCCCCATCGACTCTCCCGGCAAGATCTCCGAACTCTACGGCGATCCCTGGACAGCCGAGTTGCGCGACCGCTACGCCTTTGTGCACCAGGGTGAAAGCGCCGAGCTGATCGCCGACCGCTGGCAGTTGGGCCGCGAGGAGATGGACGCCTTCGCCGCGCGTTCCCACCAGAACGCCGCCAAGGCCATCGCCGACGGCCGGTTCGTCGCCGAGATGGTGCCGATGACCCTCGACGGCCAGGTCCGTTATGCAGACCAATGCGTACGCGCGGAGACCACGGTGGAGACGCTGGCCAACCTCAAGCCGGCGTTCCGCAAGGGCGGTGGACGCATCACCGCCGGGTCGTCGTCGCCGATCAGCGATGGCGCGGCCGCGGTGCTGCTGTGCTCCGGGGACGCCGCCCGTCGGCTCGGGTTGCGCCCGCGTGCCCGCATCGTCGACCAGACCACCGTCGGTGTCGATCCGATCATCATGCTGACCGGGCCGATCCCAGCGACGCGGAAGTTGTTGCAGCGCAACCATCTCAACATCGACGACATCGATCTGTTCGAAGTCAACGAGGCGTTCTCCTCGGTGGTGCTGGCCTGGCAACGCGAGCTGCGCCCCGATGTCGAACGGGTGAACGTCAACGGTGGCGCCATCGCGCTCGGTCACGCCGTCGGCGCGACCGGGGCCAGGCTCATCGCCACCCTTGTCGCTGAACTCGAGCGCCGCGAGGCCGACCTCGGCCTGGTGACGATGTGCTGCGGCGGCGGTCTGGGGACCGGAACGCTCATCCAGCGGGTACCCGCGTGA